The sequence AGCCTTCTAGGAACTCCAATGAACTTCTAGGAATTGCTCAGAACCGGTCCCATTTGAAGTCTGACACGGAGCTGTGAGAAATTGAGCCGCTCTCCCTCCGTGACCTGTGGACGTGCGGACTGGCCTTCAGTTACTCCTTCGCCTCGCGCAGCCCCTGACTTGGGATGTGCTAACACTGAGTCGTGTTGGTGTTGGCAAAACACAAGAGCGTCATCAAGGGTCCAAAAGAGCTCGTTTTTATTTCACAAACAAGTGGTTTTAGATTCGAACAGAATTGTTTCTCCAACAGATTAACCCACAGTTAACCAACAGTTAACCCACAACAGGGCAAAACATGTggttgtgggagtgtgtgtacatgcgtgtgaatcagtcctgtgtgtgtgtgtgtgtgtattgtgtgtctgtccgtgtgtgtgtgtgtgtgtatgtgtgtgtattgtgtttctgtccgttcatgtgtgtgtgtgtgtgtgtgtgtgtatgtgtgcgtgtgtgtattgtgtgtctgtccgtttgtatgtgtgtgtgtgtgtgtgtgtctgtccgtttgtgtgtgtgtgtgtgtgtgtgtgtgtgtctgtccgtttgtgtgtgtgtgtgtgtgtgtgcgtgcgtgtgtgtgtattgtgtgtctgtccgtgtgtgtgtgtgtgtgtgtgtgtgtattgtgtgtctgttcgtttgtgtgtgtgtgtgtgtgtgttggtgtgtgtgtgtgtgtgtgtgtgtatgtatgtgtgcgtgtgtgtgtatatgtgtgcgtgtgtgtgcatgtgtgtgtgtatctgtgatgaGAGTTACTGATGACTTTgcacaaaacaaagaaaaaacagcTCCACCTATGATCTTTTGTTTAGTCACATAGAAACACCAGCCTCTCTGGCTAAAGACTAAAGGCCAAGACTAAACCTGGGTGGTCAGTTAGAGCTGTCTGCTGCtgtcaggggtgtgtgtgtgtggggggggggcagcacagAGAGGCTTTGCGGGCCTCAAACAGAAACGAAGACAAACCCACAGAAAGTACAAACAGTGTATCTCAGGTCTTTTAAGGTGCTGTGGCTTAAAGGGGGATTCAGATATTACGGCACTACGTAAAAGCCAAAACAGAACAACATGCATAGTTCCATGCATAGGTCTTTGACAGTGTCCTCTTTTGAAGCaaaattatgtaaaaaaaaaatgaagttgAACTGGACAAAAAGCCAAACCAGAATTACTCATTTCCTGATCAGTATCTGGGTGTTGTTCTGTGAGCTGCAACATACTCAAAAGCAACTCTTGACGTCACTCTTACCGTATCTTCACGATTCTAGGAAACTGAAACATAttactgtaaatcctcaaattatggccgggattctatttatagccgggcctcggATAATAGCCGGGTCGTGGtcgattcggacaaataaaggccggcCCCCAAACACAAGCCGGGGAAATAATTGCCTACCAGTAGGGCTATTAGTGCACAAGCACTAGAatacattgtttcgatttaactcaatgaaagaaaatagctctttttaatactttatattgttggttggtttaataggCCGCCGGCCTCAAAGTTGCCAatctgttgccaatgaaaagtctcCAACACGTCACTCTCAAGCTACCCGTCGCTTGCCGCCCCCTTCTGACTTGCTGAAGCAGTTACTAGGCCTGCtatatttaaacacaattgttgctgcaaggcattccagcctacggatttaagaaaaaaaattaGGCCTaaatcagtggttcttaactggtctggctttgggacccacaatttcccatgttcatgaaGTCACGACCCATATATATTTTATAGCGTTCAAGACAACAGATTTGGTGAGCTACATGCGAAGAAAGgcgaagtgcctgtaggcctatttgtttggaacatgctgtttggcattacatttgtgaagtctccaGTTCCTGATGTCACCTTAAAGTACTTGACAGGTCTGTCTTTGACAGGTGTACTTTATTATGAGGCATTTTTACTAATGTTCCAGCAATTGTGAACATCGCACACTGTGGATTCTGCACCATTTCATCTCAATTTAAGTCTATTTGAAATGGGcgatttcttctctttttttaaccacaagctccgcgacccacccagaatggttccgcgacccacttttgggtcccgacccaccagttaagaaccactggcctaaatcatacatcatttaaaaataactcaatttagtcTAGTTGGCTTTTCCATTAAAGCACAGCACATGGAATGAAAGCGGCTGCATGTCTGGCAATAAGCGTGAGGAAAtctgacactctttcaactacataaaACATAATAGTcaaccatcaaatacccccagatttcagtgtccatcagtcccaacatttagcaatatcaaacagtccaaaagtaaataaaAATCCCAAACCAAAACGAAAatcatctgcttttgatagcctgtAGCCACTCCAAACAAAatgcatgtctcacaataaaacgtgtTAGAAAAATATATCCTAATTTGTTATTGTTCATGAAGTCGAGTAGGGGAGaaccgggacgaatgaaacacttcttaattaaacgtaatttacaaagacatcgtaaaacactgaaagttaatattttgtcactagcaacctacatctatcctctgtcaaatacagttacatttacagctctgaacaaaaccgttcaagagttatttaagtAGAAGTcgaacatgcgttttgtttcattcgtccctcctggctgggacgaatgaaacagcatgggggacaaatgaaacatgcagcttaaattatgtaaacttcccacaatttcaatatttgacaacatatcattaatggtacttcaagtatgtgttattttagatagattggctgctgggctatatgtctcggttcatgtctgttaacaactcattgccgtcatggtgaagcgcatatctcgcggttatggaaatagcatgcactatgccattaatatagctagaataatgcatgtttcgaattatataatgtttctatagtacaaaatgttatttaactctgttttacgtggttaaatccaccacacatacaaataagtgcccttcatgacccacaggccgtcagtctccataggttaacatggcaaaactggaccccctacctgatagccccaaatatatttgcatctttctaaagctgcttttccatgtctcacctgcataaaatatagtataaacacagatatgtgtgcattgacttagaataaatgggatttactgcctggtcgggacaaatgaaacaggtgtttcaatcgtcccgctgtagacatttagcattataggctgttttgcatccattacaaacaaacatgcaatgtgaacgtctgggattggggagagcactaaatggtctactgaataagcatgaagtcaaacctttaaatgaaaaacactctttaataatcaaaaaaataaaccgctaatgaagtaaacttgtgaccatcaaaaatagtttatcgcctgcaactccgtgataccaggacgtaacaggaaggcatttggctgagcaacggaggttaatatgctctatgttttgtccaaatgatgactgtctatcatcgttgcactaggagaaaaccggaatgtttcattcgtcctccgtttcaatcgtcccggttgtaccctaGCCttttagcctactttatttgtaAGAATAAAATTCTACAACAGAAGACTCATAAGAAACTAGATTTGCGGTTCCGAGGAattgcaagagtgggtttgatcagaggcatggaactcggcctcatccaaggattccaacggtacctcatttatgaaaatcgggcacacggatcaaaagttatctgcattaacgcaacatccaataagctaaaacgcataaatattgtggttgctatgctggttgttAGGGCAATCATGCTGGTTGCACACGAGATTTACGCCACATCCCAGAGAGTTCTGTCTTCCCAAGATGACGCCCGTCTGTGAACGAGACGTGAACggtactgtttttctttttaataaactgcctgtagacttacacagttctcaatgcttcggtttacatgtaaataccctcattatgctacggtgtgtgttgctatttggagCCTTGGTAGCGATTTATTTTTACTCTACGTTGGTGGGTCAGGTGACGAGCCGTcgaatcacagcacagcacccagaatgccttgcaacACACCGTCATGAAGGGACTGAGTAACTTAACTTGAATAGTAGTGTTGCATGGATGTGCATAATatttgtatgaatgtgtgtttctcaATGTTATAATCTATACAACTGTATACATGATTAAGTTTGAATCGAGCTAGCTgggcattgaactgggctgaATATACTgggaaaaagtttttttttattttttaaatgacctgtatgaacatggattcactttaaaaaaagatggcaGAGCGCAACCTTTACACTTGGTGCTGGCAAGGCATTGGACTGGGCTTCATtcgaggattccaacggtacctcatttatgaaaatcggacatacgtgtcaaaagttacatgcacacaccttcatatacacagacagcccagcccagcccattagacagtgccagatggcttagaactctgccaggtgcaagcttaaacaattagagctgtgatgtcacaatcagAATTAGAATCCTGAAtattccgccattcatttcaatggggccgaAAAACGCAGAAAAACGGGAATAACGCGAAAACGACAAGGACCAGCGACACGAAAGTAACAAGCTCCCTACACCGTTTCAggcctgaatttttggagtttgaaccgcgtcgatagctcaaacggtctaggagcagtagttcgtacaaaaagtgggtgaacaGGAATAATatataagaaaacttaagaagaacaatagtgggcttgctggatcaaacccactaataaaggcctgcctcgaatataATGGGAGCTCTACAGTGTGCGGATCTTCACTTTGTCCTACCTTGAATATAAGCCAGCCCCAAATAAAGActtgtgctttgcgcagcctaagttATTAAAAGACTCCGGTcacaatttgaggatttacggtaGACTTAGTTATTTTTTATTACTCTGATCCAATCTGACTCTTGCTCAGCCATTTGTTTGCATTGTATCTGACTTGTATAAACAAACTGCAAAAGGTTAAATGTTCTGGGGCCATACCAAAGAAATATCTAGAACTTCTAGAAAGTTTCTCCTCCTTGTCGTAAACCTGCCATTCTAACTGAGTTGAGTCCAAGCTGTGAGGTGGTGGCATGTTCGCTGATGCTTTCATGAGTCAGGTCACTACAGGGCAGTGCTGTCGCCATCGTCTCCTCTGTCCTGCTTTGGGCTCGGGGGCTGGACAAAGACCAGAAGCTGCTGGGCGTGGGGGGAGGAAGGCGTGGGGGAGGATGTGGTGCCCCTGCTGGACGAGCTGAAGCCGTTGCCCTTCCCCCAGGGCCAGTGACCGCCAGTGACCGCCGCCGCCAGCGTCTTGCGCACCGCCTGCAGGAAGCCGTTGCCCACGAACAGGAAGATAAGCGGGTCCAGGACGCTGTTGGCCACGGCCAGGCAGAGGGTGGCCACCACGCTGCGCTCCAGCTGGACCCGGCTCTCGCACGGCGCGGGCTCCCGCGAGTAGGCCAGGTGCAGCGTGCGCTGGACGTGATAGGGCAGGAAGCACAGGCAGAAGACCGTCAGCACCAGGCAGATCAGCACCACGTCGCGCATCCTCCGCCCAGCCCGCGCCGCCAGGATGTGGCGGATCATCAGGGCGTAGCAGGCCAGCACTAGCACCAGCGGCAGCGATAACCCCACCACCACGGTCAGCGTGTTGACCCGGTACAGGAAGTTCCAGGTGTCCACCCCGCTGGGCTCGAAGCAGCCGCTCGCCTTGACCCGGAAGCCGTCCATGGCCGCCACGTACGCCACGTTGATGGTCACGACGAAGGTCCAAATGCCCGCGCACAGGAGGCGCACGCGCCGGCAGTAGACCCGGTTCTGGTGACGCAGGCGGCCGGACAGCACCAGGTAGCGACACACGCTCAGCGCCATCAGGAAGTAGATGCTGCAGTACATGCTGATGTAGAACAGGTAGGTGGACACCCGGCACGCCAGGTCCAGCACGTCCACCTCACGCTCGGTGTGCGGACGCAAGCCCGTCGAACCTCCGCTGCCGCTACCTCCGCCGCCCGACTGGGACCACAACTCCCGCATGTAGTAGCCAATGCGCAGTGGCAGGGCGAGGATGAAGATCAGGTCGGACACGGCCAGATTGATGAGGATGATGGTGGACAGCCGGTTCTTGATGGACAGCTTGCAGAACACGTAGAGGGCACTGCCGTTGCCGAGCAGGCCGAAGATGAAGACCAGGCTGTAGACCACGGCGTAGGTGGTGTGCTTGTACTCTGAGGAGCTGTTGCAAGTGGAGTCGTTGCCCAATTCCACCGCCATGGAACCTCCTGGACAAGAAATCAAAAATTCAAAAACTTGATTACAAATCTGTGATTCTTAAAGCCTGGTAACTACAGCTGCACAAGACAATGAACCATAGGCAACCAAGTGAGGAGAAGGTCAGCGATGGTGTGAAACATCACGTTAGGGGAAAGAGAGCGTCAACATGGAACAGTGAAAGTTGTCCTCTGTGGGTTTGTgccttgtgtgcttgtgtgtaggggtgtgtaatTGTgatggtgtgttttgtgttttagtttgtttgtgtgtttgtgtgtgtgtgtgtgtgtgtgtgtgcgtgtgtgtgtgtgacttcatgTATAGGCTGCCATTCTGCAGAACAAACAAGTCTGGAGTCATATAaatgattttaaaaacattaaataatGATGAATTGTAGTTAAGAAAAACATTCCTTTACTGGACTGATTAACAGGAGTCGTCTGAATGCAACACTGTTTTGAGAAGTTAGTTGTGCTTAAAGGCATCAACTGAGGAGACGCGACTAGGTAAgattacacacactcctttgctcacacaagcacaacacaAGGACTTGAGTTCACAAGCTTATTGCAACACTTGAGtttgctattttcctttcttctttctgttttacagtttttttctagactttaaatttgtctatgttctctgacctgtgaaatatttcagtgctatggtaacttgacaagatacctcaaacaaggacatttccaattttgcaaAATACGTAAATAAACTGCTCCAGTAGAGCGTTTATTTTCCTTTACTGGACTGATTAACAGGGGTTGTCTGAATGCAATACTGTTTTGAGAAGTTAGTTGTGCTTAAAGGCATCAAGTTAGGAGACACAACTAGCTAAgaatacacacactcctttgctcACACAAGGACAGCACAAGGACTTGAGTTCACAAGCTTATTGCAACACtttattttcctttcttttttctccattttacagtttttttttctagactttaaatttgtctatgttctctgacctgtgaaatatttcagtgctatggtaacttgacaagatacctcaaacaaggacatttccaattttgcacattttaaataagaaatgaTTGATAATGGCATAATTATTGGCTTCTAATTGGTTTAACTGATTGCATGGTATTAATGTGacaacctgttttttttttacttaatttacatttctaaataagccatccatttggattgtttgtctgagttattgtcactgattcatagtGGCCAATCTATTACACCAACTGGCTGGGAAGTGCAACAGTTGTGGAGTCGGTACATCTCCAAACTCAAAAACAGACTAACTGACTaacagcagagactttctaatgaatgacacagcactcaaaaaatcctctatAGAAAGGATTTGGGTTtatgttagggttaggggttatgTTTGGATTAGGGTTTACGTTAATTTGAGGGTTtacgttagggttaggggttatgTTTAGCCTgtcgagccagacccacattaaaatgtagggtctgggcactcaccgtttgcagtgctcagtctgaggggcaggataatcagttgtctttcaaattccctctgcacgcaataggacagcggcagcgctatgagtcccatgcgtttcccaccagcggagctagttggcttgttcaaacgtttgccaacttaataaaagcttaactcgtgtcacactgttcgccaacagcaacatatatcttatttgttttcaagtagcagggaattcaagccaaaccgttgcaactctgccatcaatcattatgttaagcccacctaacgactctatacacgatttcattggcctgattgagtttcgatttctggagctcacaagccaacggagagttgctagactagccctggcagcaaatgtaattgctaggggcgcgtctctagatttctaggctaggttaTGTTTGTATTAGGGTTTACGTTAGGGTTAGTGGTTATGTTTGGATTAGGGTTtacgttagggttaggggttatgTTTGGGTGAGGGTTTacattagggttagggttatgttTGGGTGAGGGTTtatgttagggttaggggttatgTTTGGGTGAGGGTTtatgttagggttaggggttatgTTTGGATTAAGGCTAAAGCAAATTCCTTGGTGAATTACCTTACTATTCAGATAACGTGTGAAGGCCTAATTTGTCCTACTGAAGTTTGGCCAGTAGAATGCATGAGTGTCTTTAGGTCAGCAAAGTTCGATGTCATTCGTCTTGGCCAAACAaacactcctgttccagccagCTTGCACATAAAAATGCAAGAAAGAGATATCGTGCCTCTTTGGGAAACGttaacacacaaagacatgagATTCCGTGCCTCTTTGTGAAACATTAACACACAAACGGACACCATCTGATTTTTCTCTccctaacaaacaaacactgactACAACTGTGTCCAAAAGAGCAGAGCAAACGCGCCACAAGGGACACAGTCATTCTGGAGAAAGATTATTGTTGAATGATTATCCCTTTAATTACTGTAACTCACTACAGCTgttcttttctttgtttgtttctctctccctccttctctctctaggCACATTGTTCTCACTGATtgaaaaatataataaaaatcTGAAATAGAATGTAATACTATTGAATATGgttattattttcattttatgaTTTGGGATTGCACAGCATGACTGCTGCACATAAATAATATGCAATTGACCACATAAATAATATGTAGAGAAGATGTGTTCTCATCTCAGTGTGGTTCAGATTTGCAATACACTCCAGGACAGAGTGCTTCAGTTTCATGGCGACCAAATCTACAATAAATATTGGCTTGGAGGGTCCACGGgccagagggaaggagagagcgcAGCCAAGCGGATGTTTGGGAGCAGAGTGCAGTGGTGTTCATTACTGTGCAGAGGGCAGAGGTGTGTTGAGAAATGCACAAGTTTGTTTATTTTAGATAAAGAGAAGccaagacgagagagagagagagagagagagagagagagagagagagaaaaaagccaagacgagagtgagagagagagaagccaagacaagagagagagagagaagccaagacgagagagagagagagaaaagccaagacaagagagagagagagagagaagccaagacgagagagagagagagagagagagagagagaaagagagaagccaATATGAGAGTCTTTTAAGGTTCCTTTATTGACAGTCAAAAAGGAAACCAGGTAACATTAAATCCAACCAATACCAGAGAGATCTGCAGTATTTACTGAGAGCCCTTAAACTCAACCCCACAATCTATAGTGAAAACTGCAGCAGTTACCCACAGACTTTCATCCAGATAATTGTCTTATGGTAGCTGCTGATCCAACCAATCGTTTTTTCCATGTTTGAGACAgaatccccaacacacacacacactccctccacccacccaccctctgTGAAAGTAATCATGTTGTCAGCATGGGCTGCTTTGAGTGGAGAGACGTTGGATCCCGAAAGGCACCATGAGGAAGCGACACAGAGTCTCTGGCCAAAAGCGTGACTTGGCAActctgccagagagagagagagagagagacagagagagagtgagagagagagagtgagagatagagagagagagtgagagatagagagagagtgaaagtgagagagagataaagagagagagagatagagagagagagagagacggcctGCGTGCTCATGAGCAACCCTCCACAGGGTGACAGCAACCTGCAGTTCCTCTCTCCGCCACTAGGAGGAGGATGAGACAGACCGGCTGGCCCAGATATTATcagctctccctcttcctctctctctcttgcacacgcatgtgcacacactctctcttatctttgctctctttcttcctctctctctctctttccttcctgtATCCCTCTCAgttcatttctttctctcttttcattctttacctctgctctctcctccctctgctctctcctccctctgcttACACCGTTTTGGCATCGTCAACTGCCTGGCGTGGAGACTGCAtcgtcaacaaaaaaaaaatcctctccTTGAGATCTCTGAGCTCAGCCATCACACAGCATTGTTTTGAAAGCTACAATCAATCTCCCAATTTTCTAAAGCTGCTCGCATATTTCAGGGtaaccgtggcccactggttagcactctggacttgtaaccagagggttgccggttcgagccccgaccagtgggcagcggatgaagtgcccttgagcaaggcacctaacccctcactgctccccgagcgccgccattgtagcaggcagcccactgcgccgggattagtgtgtgcttcacctcactgtgtactgtttgtgtttcactaattcaccgattgggttaaatgccaATTTTGCCAaataccaaatttccctcacgggatcaaaaaagtatatatacttatacttaaagcaGAGCAGTGATCTGGCAATGGCATCACTGATCCACAACTGTTATGTAACTGCCATATTCACAACTTCTCTGTGGGTCTGTGTTTGGCTAAGTGAAAACCGCCTCTAGTTGTAATCTGACATTCTGTAGAGTGACCGAATATttattacacacaaacacacacacactcaagcctcTACTTcctcacatcctctctctctctctgtttctcataaGAGGTATTCACACTAATGGTTGGGTGTGGTCACAACCTGGCACTAAGTGGTAATAAGAAACCGTAGAACCCAGGCAATCTCTCTATGCATCTCTCTAGTCAAAGTACATCTTTAGTAAGGCCAGCTCGCACAGCATGACCCACAGCAAAGAGCACAACTGACAGCATTAAACAGCCATCATTATATAACCAAGATTAATAATTAAATATCATACCTGTAATTATTCAAATGGCTGTTGTAAACAAGATTGTGTGTAATGCAGTGTCATCTGGCAACGCAGTGGAGACTTGTCTTGTTCGCTGACACATCCAGTGGCAAGCGGCAAATGTCCACTTTGCAAATTTGTAAAACCAACATTAGACTTCAGTGGCATTGATACTCATGCGCAGTGTGTGTTCCATGTAGTGCGGGGAGATGTTATGATAAATGGCGCAGTGTGTGCTTCATGTAGCGCAGGGAGATAGCGTGATAAATGCAGCTCACAGCAGTCAGCGCTCACCACAGGCTCGCCATGCTCTGTCTCTTGCTCGCGTTCTCTCTAGTGTGGACAGGTCTTATCTGGGGCCAGGCATCTTGCCACAGCTTCCCCCAGTAGAAAGCTTGAGCTGTCATACGCTTTTGAAGAAGCGGCAGAGTATGACTGACTTTCTCTTGGGACAGTTATGGTTAGTTGCCACAAATGTACAGCAACTGACAGCAGAAAACACGAGATATCCACACAAGAACATAAAAAACAGTTCTTTGTTCTGCTTCATCACAAAATGTGTATTATGTGACCTGAATTTGACCTAATGTAAGCTGTAAAAGTGCACCTGGTAAAATCAACTTTGTGGAAATCAAGATCAATTTGTCCACTCTTCTCCCAAAAAACAGTCAAACATTAGATTAAATATTACGTTTAGAGACagcctatgtctgtgtgtggagttAGGATGATTCTAAGGGCCCTGCACTGACAGAGGGCCCACAGAGGAACCAGCAGAGGGCCcacattttctagcagcgcccctgtGGGGAATGGTGCTTAGTTATCTTAGTTATTataatgggcagccgtggcccactggtttgCACTCtggacctgtaactggagggttgccggttcgaaccctgaccagtgggccgcggctgaagtgcccttgagcaaggcacttaacccctcactgctccccaagcgccgctgttgaagcaggcagctcactgcaccgggattagtgtgtgcttcaccgcactgtgtgtttcactaattcaccgattgggttaaatgcagagaccaaatttccctcacgggatcaaaaaagtatatatacttatacttatcaaCTATAGTGATAAACCATGGTTATCATGGTTAcccatgaaaacaaaaaaaacatggtcaTGGTTACCCAAAAAAAACATGGTTATTCTGTCATAGTAAAACTATGGTTAATTGCCATAAGGGAGTCTGTGTTACTGTTGCCAGAATTGAATTTTAGTGAATTAGtgatactatactactatactgtTGTGCAGTTTATGGGCTACAGTGCAcagttgggaagt is a genomic window of Alosa sapidissima isolate fAloSap1 chromosome 15, fAloSap1.pri, whole genome shotgun sequence containing:
- the LOC121684628 gene encoding cysteinyl leukotriene receptor 1-like — its product is MAVELGNDSTCNSSSEYKHTTYAVVYSLVFIFGLLGNGSALYVFCKLSIKNRLSTIILINLAVSDLIFILALPLRIGYYMRELWSQSGGGGSGSGGSTGLRPHTEREVDVLDLACRVSTYLFYISMYCSIYFLMALSVCRYLVLSGRLRHQNRVYCRRVRLLCAGIWTFVVTINVAYVAAMDGFRVKASGCFEPSGVDTWNFLYRVNTLTVVVGLSLPLVLVLACYALMIRHILAARAGRRMRDVVLICLVLTVFCLCFLPYHVQRTLHLAYSREPAPCESRVQLERSVVATLCLAVANSVLDPLIFLFVGNGFLQAVRKTLAAAVTGGHWPWGKGNGFSSSSRGTTSSPTPSSPHAQQLLVFVQPPSPKQDRGDDGDSTAL